In Fodinibius saliphilus, a genomic segment contains:
- the mfd gene encoding transcription-repair coupling factor, giving the protein MALQSVLKTFSSQLPWRDLYKHINQQNAIFLNHFVGSTPSLLVAKLAQKYDKLVVIYPDTESAEFMKGDLDTLGLEQASYFPPTGHHPYDAQQITDSTPVVLRSEVLENIDTGDKSVVVTSAPAIFEKIVSPENFSKASITIKKGDAVDMQQLKEELVDQEYQPVKFVDHPGEFAHRGGILDIYPYSGDYPIRLEFFGDEIESIREFDPDSQRSVSFLDTARFVPDASGLSQDNKHSLLSHFDDDAIILLANQSLIKGDIEDRYEKAEKAYDEKASDEDLTPEHLYVDKNKLKKDIEGHSRIFLGGFSEEEEVDWEFRLDASPQPDFNGSIKLLRDDIESLSKQSFDTYILCDNEGQRDRFEELLGEPSENLRYHLSVETIHEGFILNEQGLAVYTDHQIFNRYHRPKTRKRRTKNSISVKELRDLNVGDFVVHVDYGIGTFRGFKKIEVRGVEQESVVLHYQENSTLYVNVSNLHKIQKYSSKEGTKPRIDKLGSGRWARKKAETKKKVKDIARDLIKLYAKRKSQDAFEFSPDNSWQTEMEARFEFEETPDQRDTIEAVKEDMQTNTPMDRLVCGDVGFGKTEVAVRAAFKAVMDHKQVAVLVPTTILADQHYKTFAKRMKDFPVTVDVISRFRSRKEQKETLKRLNQGKVDILVGTHRLTSKDVEFEDLGLLIVDEEQRFGVKTKEKLKEYRATVDVLTLTATPIPRTLQFSLMGARDLSIINTPPPNRQPVQTEIHSFDEDLIRDALMQEVSRGGQVFFIHNRVKNIEAVANMVRQLVPDIRVRHAHGQMSSSKLEKIIEDFYDHKFDVLLSTNIVENGIDISNANTMIINRADRFGLAELHQLRGRVGRSNRKAFCYLITPDIKSLTDEARKRLLALEEFSDLGSGFNIAMRDLDIRGAGDILGAEQSGYINDLGFDLYQKILNDAVRELKEQEFSDVFDDVEVEMELPETQVEFDHPALLDKDYVSDNVERLNLYRKLSGAESLEEIKDWKEEVEDRFGPVTDATQNLITSTVIKLYASQLLMTKVRIRSNRMWLSCPKHDSELGNEFYGNRFQTLLKRLQEKAEGRFEVIQKDDRVRFVITEIPDLEAAAEFLSKFTASEIKEVSFA; this is encoded by the coding sequence ATGGCTTTACAGTCGGTTCTAAAAACATTTTCCAGCCAACTTCCATGGCGAGATCTATATAAGCATATTAACCAACAAAATGCGATATTTCTAAATCACTTTGTGGGTTCTACTCCTTCTCTCCTGGTTGCAAAACTGGCGCAAAAGTATGATAAGCTGGTAGTCATTTATCCTGATACCGAGTCGGCAGAATTTATGAAGGGAGACCTTGATACCTTGGGGTTAGAGCAAGCTAGCTACTTCCCGCCTACAGGACATCATCCCTATGATGCCCAGCAAATTACTGATAGTACTCCTGTTGTACTGCGTTCTGAGGTATTAGAAAATATTGATACGGGTGATAAATCGGTTGTGGTTACCTCTGCTCCGGCAATTTTCGAGAAAATCGTTTCTCCTGAAAACTTTTCTAAAGCTTCTATTACCATCAAAAAGGGAGATGCCGTCGATATGCAACAATTAAAAGAAGAGCTGGTAGATCAGGAGTATCAACCTGTGAAATTTGTAGATCACCCCGGTGAATTTGCTCATCGCGGTGGTATTTTGGATATCTATCCCTACTCGGGAGACTACCCCATCCGCCTTGAATTTTTTGGTGATGAAATAGAATCTATTAGGGAGTTCGACCCTGACTCTCAACGTTCTGTCTCTTTTTTGGATACTGCCCGTTTCGTACCTGATGCTTCCGGGCTCAGCCAAGATAATAAACACAGCCTACTCTCCCACTTCGATGACGATGCTATTATCCTCTTGGCAAACCAATCCCTTATTAAAGGAGATATTGAGGATCGTTACGAAAAAGCAGAGAAGGCCTATGATGAAAAAGCTTCCGACGAAGACCTAACTCCCGAACACCTTTATGTAGATAAGAATAAGTTAAAAAAGGACATAGAAGGACATTCCCGTATTTTCCTTGGCGGCTTTTCTGAAGAGGAAGAAGTTGACTGGGAGTTTCGCCTCGATGCCAGTCCCCAACCAGATTTCAATGGCAGTATCAAACTCTTGCGTGATGATATCGAAAGCTTGAGCAAACAAAGTTTTGATACCTATATTCTGTGTGACAATGAAGGGCAACGCGATCGTTTTGAAGAACTGCTTGGAGAACCTTCCGAAAATCTTCGCTATCACCTTTCGGTTGAAACCATTCATGAAGGTTTTATCCTAAATGAACAAGGACTGGCCGTATATACAGACCATCAAATTTTTAACCGCTACCATCGTCCTAAAACCAGGAAAAGACGTACAAAAAACAGTATTTCTGTTAAAGAGCTTCGGGATCTTAACGTAGGAGATTTTGTAGTTCATGTTGACTATGGCATCGGAACTTTTAGAGGCTTCAAAAAAATTGAGGTCCGGGGCGTAGAGCAAGAATCAGTTGTCCTTCACTACCAAGAAAATTCTACGCTATATGTCAATGTATCTAACCTTCATAAAATACAGAAATATTCCAGTAAAGAAGGGACCAAACCAAGAATAGATAAATTGGGTTCCGGACGCTGGGCTCGTAAAAAGGCTGAGACCAAAAAGAAGGTTAAGGATATTGCCCGAGACCTTATTAAGCTTTATGCAAAACGGAAATCACAAGATGCCTTTGAGTTTTCCCCTGATAATTCATGGCAAACCGAAATGGAGGCCCGTTTTGAATTTGAAGAAACTCCAGATCAACGGGATACTATTGAAGCCGTTAAGGAAGATATGCAAACCAATACCCCCATGGACCGACTCGTATGTGGAGATGTTGGTTTTGGTAAAACAGAAGTTGCTGTACGAGCGGCATTTAAAGCAGTAATGGACCACAAACAAGTAGCTGTACTGGTACCAACCACGATATTGGCTGACCAACATTACAAAACATTTGCTAAGCGGATGAAGGATTTTCCCGTCACGGTTGATGTAATATCACGATTTCGAAGCCGCAAAGAGCAAAAAGAGACTCTTAAGCGTCTTAATCAAGGCAAAGTAGATATTTTGGTAGGTACCCACCGCCTCACATCGAAGGATGTTGAATTTGAAGACCTGGGGTTACTTATTGTAGATGAAGAACAACGCTTTGGCGTCAAAACAAAAGAAAAGCTCAAAGAGTATCGGGCCACAGTAGATGTTCTTACTCTTACAGCTACTCCTATTCCCAGAACGCTTCAATTCTCTCTGATGGGCGCTCGCGACCTTAGCATTATTAATACCCCTCCGCCCAACCGTCAGCCGGTGCAAACAGAAATTCACAGCTTTGATGAAGACTTGATACGGGATGCCCTGATGCAGGAAGTTTCTCGGGGTGGGCAAGTATTTTTCATCCATAATAGAGTGAAAAATATAGAGGCCGTAGCAAATATGGTACGTCAGTTGGTACCCGATATTCGGGTCCGCCATGCACACGGCCAGATGAGTTCCAGTAAACTTGAAAAGATTATAGAAGACTTTTACGATCATAAATTTGATGTACTCCTTTCCACGAACATTGTGGAAAATGGTATCGATATCTCCAATGCTAATACTATGATTATCAATCGCGCTGATCGATTTGGGTTGGCAGAACTCCATCAGCTGCGAGGACGTGTTGGGAGATCAAACCGAAAAGCGTTTTGTTACCTTATCACTCCTGATATTAAATCATTAACCGATGAGGCTAGAAAACGCTTGCTCGCTCTCGAGGAATTTTCGGATCTTGGGTCGGGCTTTAATATCGCAATGCGTGACCTCGATATTCGAGGTGCTGGTGATATCCTGGGAGCCGAACAAAGTGGTTATATTAATGATTTAGGTTTCGACTTATATCAAAAGATACTCAATGATGCTGTAAGGGAACTTAAAGAACAAGAATTTAGCGATGTATTTGATGACGTGGAAGTAGAGATGGAACTTCCAGAAACCCAAGTTGAATTTGACCATCCTGCCCTACTTGATAAAGATTATGTTTCCGATAATGTTGAACGGCTTAACCTATATAGAAAACTCTCTGGCGCAGAATCTCTTGAAGAGATTAAAGATTGGAAAGAAGAAGTAGAAGATCGCTTTGGTCCAGTTACCGATGCTACTCAAAACCTTATCACCTCCACAGTTATAAAACTATATGCATCGCAATTACTTATGACTAAAGTACGAATTCGTTCAAATCGCATGTGGCTAAGCTGCCCAAAACACGACTCTGAGCTGGGTAATGAATTTTATGGGAATCGATTCCAGACACTGCTGAAAAGATTACAGGAAAAGGCTGAAGGACGATTTGAAGTTATCCAAAAAGATGATCGTGTGCGTTTTGTTATTACGGAGATTCCCGATCTTGAAGCCGCCGCTGAATTTTTAAGTAAATTTACTGCTTCAGAAATAAAAGAGGTTAGCTTTGCTTAA
- a CDS encoding vWA domain-containing protein, with product MSWDNPQWLWLLLLLIPIIGYHIWTIWTKKTPSLTFSDTSGLKNLSGNWRSLGVWVSPILQWIAFILIVLAIARPQYKNTTIEQNAEGIDIVLTVDISTSMKAEDLQPNRLEAAKDVAEDFINQRISDRIGLVLFARKSFTMVPPTLDYDLLKRLLGDVEMGVVEDGTAIGMGIATAVNRLKKSEAKSKIIILLTDGQNNSGEIDPVTAADLALSYDIKVYTIGAGTRGTAPYPVKDPIFGNRYQNVEVNIDEEMLKKIANMTGGAYFRATDTEKLEEIYSKIDNLEKSEIEEIIYTDYQDLYPRFLLPGILLLVFALVSEQFLFRKAVE from the coding sequence ATGAGTTGGGATAATCCACAATGGCTTTGGTTGCTTCTACTCTTGATACCCATCATTGGGTATCATATCTGGACAATATGGACAAAAAAAACGCCCAGCCTAACCTTCTCCGATACCTCAGGTCTCAAAAACCTTTCTGGAAATTGGCGATCTCTGGGGGTATGGGTTTCTCCTATTTTACAATGGATCGCCTTCATTCTTATTGTTTTGGCTATTGCCCGTCCACAGTATAAAAATACTACGATAGAACAAAATGCTGAAGGTATCGACATTGTACTAACAGTCGATATTTCGACTTCCATGAAAGCCGAAGATCTTCAACCCAATAGGCTGGAGGCTGCCAAAGATGTTGCCGAAGATTTCATCAACCAACGAATTTCAGACCGCATAGGTCTTGTTCTTTTTGCCCGTAAAAGCTTTACCATGGTGCCCCCTACTCTCGACTATGATTTATTAAAACGGTTACTTGGAGATGTAGAGATGGGGGTAGTAGAAGATGGCACCGCTATCGGAATGGGGATTGCCACAGCCGTTAATCGGTTAAAAAAGAGTGAAGCGAAAAGTAAAATTATCATTCTACTTACCGACGGGCAAAATAACTCCGGGGAAATTGACCCTGTTACAGCTGCTGATCTAGCTTTATCTTATGATATAAAAGTATATACTATTGGTGCCGGTACTCGCGGTACAGCCCCCTACCCTGTGAAAGATCCTATCTTTGGTAATCGCTATCAAAATGTTGAAGTCAATATTGATGAAGAGATGCTTAAAAAAATTGCCAATATGACGGGGGGAGCCTATTTTCGGGCTACGGATACCGAAAAACTAGAAGAGATCTATTCTAAAATTGATAACCTTGAGAAATCGGAAATTGAGGAAATTATCTATACCGATTACCAAGATTTATATCCACGTTTTTTACTACCCGGTATTCTTTTACTGGTATTTGCTTTAGTGTCTGAGCAGTTTCTTTTTCGGAAAGCAGTAGAATAG
- a CDS encoding M23 family metallopeptidase, with protein sequence MFRTLLVSIITSFVLLGCNTGKTEKSQVKKEKQNQQVDSANVVKRDMYGTPVDSFQVADHEIKRNESLYVILDKFDFTPKEIHSFTQKARNVLDFNNLRPGQRYRTYASVDDNGISRLVWQPNKLEYVVFDWAKDSLKAYRAAHPLKKKKSVASGEVSSSLYQTISDKGASPLLAYKMADIFAWQINFFGLREGDSFNVLYEKQFIGDDFWSVGDVLAATFNHRGEIYQAYKYSNGEVEGYFTNEGKSVEKALLKAPFKFSQRISSPFSRNRYHPILKKRRPHYGIDYAAPRGTPVLSVGDGIVTKAEYGNGSGYIVKIEHNGVYQTAYMHLRGFADGIHRGAKVEQGQVIAYVGNTGMSTGPHLHYSLYKNNQPVNALGIDLPSSESIPDSLMEDFKKVRDSLNKQLESKNSNSAGDTENESMITYVNNH encoded by the coding sequence ATGTTCAGAACGCTATTAGTTAGTATCATAACAAGCTTTGTGCTTCTAGGTTGTAACACTGGTAAAACTGAGAAATCACAAGTAAAAAAGGAAAAGCAGAACCAACAGGTTGATTCTGCTAATGTTGTTAAACGAGATATGTATGGGACCCCTGTTGATAGTTTCCAGGTTGCTGATCATGAAATTAAGCGTAATGAAAGTCTTTATGTGATACTGGATAAATTCGATTTTACTCCTAAAGAGATTCACTCTTTTACACAGAAAGCACGTAATGTACTGGATTTCAATAATCTGCGCCCTGGCCAACGTTATCGAACGTATGCTTCAGTTGACGATAATGGGATTTCACGATTGGTATGGCAACCCAACAAGCTTGAGTATGTGGTTTTTGACTGGGCTAAAGACTCATTGAAAGCTTACCGGGCTGCACATCCGCTTAAAAAAAAGAAATCCGTGGCATCGGGAGAAGTTTCCAGCTCGTTGTATCAGACAATAAGTGATAAAGGAGCAAGTCCGCTTCTTGCTTATAAGATGGCAGATATTTTTGCATGGCAAATAAACTTTTTTGGATTGCGTGAAGGAGATTCATTTAACGTCTTATATGAAAAGCAGTTTATAGGAGATGACTTTTGGAGTGTTGGGGATGTACTGGCTGCTACATTTAACCATCGGGGAGAGATATACCAGGCATACAAATATAGCAATGGGGAAGTAGAGGGTTACTTTACTAATGAGGGCAAGAGTGTTGAGAAAGCACTGCTTAAGGCTCCATTTAAGTTTAGTCAACGTATAAGTTCTCCATTTTCACGTAATCGTTATCATCCTATATTGAAAAAGCGTCGACCTCACTATGGTATTGATTATGCTGCACCGCGAGGGACACCGGTATTATCGGTAGGAGATGGGATAGTTACTAAAGCAGAATATGGTAATGGCAGTGGATATATTGTCAAAATAGAACACAATGGAGTTTACCAAACTGCGTACATGCATTTGCGCGGTTTTGCAGATGGTATCCATCGGGGGGCTAAAGTAGAACAGGGACAGGTTATTGCTTATGTAGGAAATACAGGCATGTCTACTGGTCCTCATCTTCACTACTCATTATACAAAAACAATCAACCTGTGAATGCACTGGGTATAGATTTACCATCTTCTGAATCAATTCCGGATAGCTTGATGGAAGATTTTAAAAAAGTGAGAGATTCACTCAATAAGCAGTTAGAAAGTAAAAATTCTAATTCTGCCGGTGATACGGAAAATGAATCTATGATTACGTATGTTAATAATCATTAG
- a CDS encoding DUF58 domain-containing protein: MISKEILKKVRKIEIRTKGMVNNILGGEYQSAFKGRGMEFSEVREYNYGDDIRQIDWNVTARTGDPFIKQFEEEREQTLMLCVDISPSGIFGSKGQSKMELSIEICAVLAFSAIKNGDKVGLILFTDKVEKVIPPKKGRKHVLRLIRELLTTEPESTGTDLSEALSYVNRLLNRRAIVIFASDFQDENYDKQMKITSQKHDLVNIFINDEFEDELPELGLMPLKDAETGEEVLVDTSSEKVRKEYLKKRKIQKENLRDRFLRMKIDTIELNTNTSYIRPLMSFFRRRVHRY, from the coding sequence ATGATTTCCAAAGAGATTTTAAAAAAAGTCCGAAAAATTGAAATTCGTACCAAGGGGATGGTTAACAATATACTTGGTGGTGAATATCAATCAGCTTTTAAAGGCCGAGGCATGGAGTTCTCTGAAGTTCGGGAGTATAATTATGGAGATGATATTCGGCAAATCGACTGGAATGTCACGGCCCGTACTGGAGATCCTTTTATTAAACAGTTTGAGGAGGAACGCGAACAAACGCTGATGCTGTGCGTAGACATCTCTCCCAGTGGAATATTTGGCAGTAAAGGTCAAAGTAAGATGGAATTATCTATCGAAATTTGTGCTGTACTAGCTTTTAGTGCTATTAAGAATGGTGATAAGGTAGGCCTCATCCTTTTTACTGATAAAGTTGAAAAGGTAATCCCTCCTAAAAAAGGCCGTAAACACGTACTGCGACTCATCCGAGAACTGCTAACAACTGAACCTGAAAGTACCGGTACTGATCTTAGTGAGGCTCTCTCTTATGTTAACCGGCTTCTTAATCGCAGAGCTATTGTGATTTTTGCCAGCGATTTCCAAGATGAGAACTATGACAAGCAGATGAAGATTACCAGTCAAAAACATGACTTGGTAAACATATTCATTAATGATGAGTTTGAAGATGAACTTCCCGAATTAGGGCTGATGCCACTAAAAGATGCAGAAACCGGAGAAGAGGTATTAGTTGATACATCGAGCGAGAAAGTGCGGAAAGAATACCTTAAAAAACGTAAAATACAGAAAGAAAACTTACGTGATCGTTTTCTAAGAATGAAAATTGATACTATAGAACTGAATACCAACACTTCCTACATTCGTCCGCTCATGTCATTCTTCCGCCGGCGTGTTCACCGTTACTAA
- the ald gene encoding alanine dehydrogenase: MIIGVPKEIKTHENRVALLPGGVLKMKRNGHDVLIEKGAGIGSGFSDEKYTEAGATIVDDVDKLWEKSEMIMKVKEPIEVEYDRMQEGQIIFTYFHFAASRELTEAVIDSKCIAIAYETVEKADGSLPLLIPMSEVAGRMASQEGAKYLEKAQGGRGVLLGGIPGVKPANVMVIGGGIVGVNAAKIAAGMGANTTIMDIDMPRLRYLDDVMPSNIDTMFSSEANIKKLLPDVDMIIGAVLKPGAKAPHLVTREMLGDMKKGAVLVDVAIDQGGCFETSKPTTHDNPIYDVDGIVHYCVTNMPGAVPFTSTLGLTNVTLPYAVDIANKGWKKALDNDEELKKGLNIVNGDVVYKDVADAFDMDFTSIDSVF, translated from the coding sequence ATGATTATAGGTGTACCCAAAGAGATAAAAACACACGAAAACCGCGTCGCTCTTCTACCCGGAGGCGTCTTAAAGATGAAACGCAACGGTCATGATGTATTGATCGAGAAAGGAGCTGGAATAGGCAGTGGTTTTTCTGATGAAAAATATACTGAAGCTGGAGCTACTATCGTTGATGACGTCGACAAATTGTGGGAAAAGTCTGAAATGATAATGAAGGTTAAAGAACCTATTGAGGTTGAATATGACCGAATGCAGGAAGGACAAATTATCTTTACATACTTCCACTTCGCAGCCAGCAGAGAACTGACAGAAGCAGTTATTGATTCAAAATGTATTGCTATTGCTTACGAGACGGTAGAAAAGGCTGATGGCTCTTTGCCGTTACTAATTCCTATGAGTGAAGTTGCTGGACGGATGGCTTCTCAAGAAGGTGCAAAGTATTTAGAAAAGGCACAAGGGGGCCGTGGTGTACTGCTCGGTGGTATTCCTGGAGTAAAACCTGCTAATGTTATGGTTATTGGTGGTGGCATTGTTGGAGTTAATGCAGCCAAGATTGCAGCTGGGATGGGTGCTAATACTACAATTATGGATATTGATATGCCTCGTTTGCGGTATCTTGACGATGTTATGCCTTCAAATATTGATACAATGTTCTCGTCAGAGGCCAATATTAAAAAGCTTTTGCCTGATGTTGATATGATTATTGGTGCAGTACTAAAGCCGGGAGCAAAAGCGCCGCACTTGGTAACGCGTGAAATGCTTGGTGATATGAAAAAAGGAGCTGTACTGGTAGATGTGGCTATTGATCAGGGCGGATGTTTTGAAACTTCGAAGCCTACTACTCATGACAATCCTATTTATGATGTAGATGGTATTGTTCATTACTGTGTAACAAACATGCCGGGAGCAGTACCCTTTACCTCTACGCTGGGACTAACAAATGTCACCTTGCCTTATGCGGTAGATATAGCTAATAAAGGTTGGAAGAAAGCACTTGATAATGATGAAGAATTAAAGAAAGGTCTTAACATTGTTAATGGTGATGTGGTCTATAAGGATGTGGCAGATGCATTTGATATGGACTTTACTTCCATCGATAGTGTATTCTAA
- a CDS encoding ParA family protein: MGKIISIANQKGGVGKTTTAINLAASLAAVEHTTLIIDIDPQSNTTSGLGIESKTVTNSVYEVMVGGVDAKDAIRETELPFLELIPSHINLVGAEIEMIDREERERILEKAIGDLKEEYDFIIIDCPPSLGLLTINALTASDSVLIPVQCEYFALEGLGQLLNTIKIVRQHLNTELEIEGVLLTMYDTRTRLSDQVADEVRKYFDDRVFEQIIKRNVRLAEAPSFGKPAVLYDSTSVGAKNYLALAREIIRRNKDLFKDSPVLAEG, encoded by the coding sequence ATGGGTAAGATAATTTCCATTGCCAATCAGAAAGGGGGCGTTGGTAAAACGACTACGGCTATCAATCTTGCAGCGAGTTTAGCCGCCGTTGAACATACGACTCTTATTATTGATATCGATCCTCAAAGTAATACTACAAGTGGTCTGGGTATCGAATCCAAAACAGTGACCAACTCTGTCTATGAAGTGATGGTAGGTGGAGTGGATGCAAAAGATGCTATTCGCGAAACGGAATTGCCTTTCTTGGAGCTTATTCCGTCTCATATTAATCTTGTGGGTGCTGAGATTGAAATGATCGACCGCGAAGAGCGCGAACGTATTCTTGAAAAGGCGATAGGAGATCTTAAAGAAGAGTATGATTTTATTATTATAGACTGTCCCCCTTCTTTGGGTCTTCTTACTATCAATGCACTAACAGCATCTGATTCAGTTCTTATCCCTGTACAGTGTGAGTATTTTGCTCTTGAAGGGTTGGGTCAGCTTTTGAATACCATAAAGATTGTTCGCCAACATCTTAATACAGAGCTTGAGATTGAAGGCGTATTACTTACAATGTACGATACCAGAACTCGCCTTTCAGACCAAGTTGCCGATGAGGTTCGCAAATATTTTGATGATCGTGTTTTTGAGCAGATCATCAAACGGAATGTTCGGTTAGCAGAAGCCCCAAGTTTTGGAAAACCTGCTGTACTTTATGATTCTACCAGTGTAGGAGCTAAAAACTATTTGGCTCTTGCTCGTGAAATAATTCGACGTAATAAAGATCTTTTTAAAGATAGTCCTGTGTTAGCAGAGGGCTAA
- a CDS encoding ParB/RepB/Spo0J family partition protein, which produces MASKKVLGRGLGAFFPEYDEGSESTEKGEKGEGKGGDTEGTAYIEPKKRVNIVLDVPVDNIRPNPHQPRKEFDGERLEELADSIDQHGLIQPITVRYIGEKRFELISGERRLRASKLAGLEEIPAYIREVNDEDIISFALIENIQREDLNPIEVALGYKRLIDEAGYTQAEVAERVGKNRTTVTNMLRLLSLPAFIQAGLRDNKISMGHARALIPIEDEGDQKKIFNKIIEKGYSVRKTEKLVRNLNKEEKKPNEESKEENKALYKEISNRLRSKLSTKVNIKSKKNGGEIRIEYYSDEELDRLLDLFDDIS; this is translated from the coding sequence ATGGCATCAAAAAAAGTTTTAGGTCGCGGTTTAGGCGCTTTTTTCCCAGAATATGATGAAGGGTCTGAAAGTACAGAAAAAGGGGAGAAAGGAGAAGGTAAAGGTGGTGATACCGAAGGTACGGCATATATTGAGCCTAAGAAACGAGTAAATATTGTTTTAGATGTTCCGGTTGATAATATCCGCCCTAATCCTCATCAGCCTCGAAAAGAGTTTGATGGAGAACGACTTGAGGAACTTGCAGATTCCATAGATCAACATGGGCTTATTCAACCTATAACAGTACGTTATATCGGTGAAAAACGCTTTGAACTTATTAGTGGAGAGCGTCGGCTCCGTGCCTCTAAGTTAGCTGGGTTGGAAGAGATTCCAGCATATATTCGTGAAGTTAATGACGAAGATATAATTTCATTTGCGCTAATTGAGAATATTCAGCGTGAAGACTTAAACCCTATTGAGGTTGCATTGGGCTATAAGCGGTTAATTGATGAGGCCGGCTATACCCAGGCAGAGGTTGCAGAACGGGTGGGTAAAAACCGTACTACTGTTACAAATATGCTTCGCTTGCTTAGTCTACCGGCATTTATTCAAGCAGGTTTGCGAGACAATAAAATATCTATGGGACATGCGCGTGCTTTGATTCCTATTGAAGATGAAGGAGATCAAAAAAAGATTTTTAATAAAATTATTGAAAAGGGATATTCTGTTAGAAAAACAGAAAAGCTTGTCCGTAACCTCAATAAAGAGGAAAAAAAGCCAAATGAAGAATCTAAGGAAGAGAATAAAGCTCTTTATAAAGAGATATCTAATCGGCTTCGGAGTAAACTAAGTACTAAAGTAAATATTAAATCTAAAAAGAATGGTGGCGAAATACGTATCGAATATTATTCGGATGAAGAGCTGGATCGCCTGCTCGATCTATTTGACGATATCTCTTAG
- a CDS encoding DUF5683 domain-containing protein, with translation MKSWIACSIYLTISLSLTILFGVVPVLGQSLTNNEGAPYTHFERKQFDSAFHLNIADSTDREITPGLPDPMSVMYKSMIIPGWGQVINKQVWKVPIVYGLLGGLGYYSVRLNKQYHDYRAAYYNLNPETDNDLRFGPTPSYIPEDANLQELRTIRNTYRNRRDLVYVGIVLAYGLNIVDAYVFAHMRSFDVSKDLSMRPHIKPTITAQATPGISLSIDFITK, from the coding sequence ATGAAGAGCTGGATCGCCTGCTCGATCTATTTGACGATATCTCTTAGCCTTACCATTCTTTTTGGAGTTGTACCTGTTTTGGGGCAGTCACTTACAAATAATGAGGGGGCGCCATATACCCATTTCGAACGAAAGCAGTTTGACAGCGCTTTCCATTTGAATATAGCTGATTCTACAGATAGGGAAATTACTCCCGGTTTACCGGATCCCATGAGTGTGATGTATAAATCAATGATTATCCCGGGTTGGGGGCAGGTTATTAACAAACAGGTCTGGAAAGTTCCTATTGTATATGGTTTGCTTGGCGGTTTAGGTTATTATAGTGTCCGCCTTAATAAACAGTATCATGATTATCGGGCTGCTTATTATAATCTGAATCCAGAGACTGATAATGATTTACGGTTTGGACCAACCCCATCTTATATTCCGGAGGATGCTAATCTACAAGAGCTGCGTACCATACGAAACACATATCGAAACCGACGAGATCTAGTCTATGTTGGAATAGTATTAGCTTATGGGCTTAATATTGTAGATGCATATGTATTTGCTCATATGCGCTCATTTGATGTTTCTAAAGATCTCAGCATGAGACCACACATTAAACCTACAATAACGGCGCAGGCTACACCAGGAATTTCGCTTTCAATAGATTTTATAACAAAATAG
- a CDS encoding TIGR00730 family Rossman fold protein, with protein sequence MGNNKENEELKVPEHFDDSHSSDVWSIFKIMGEFVDGFDKLFKIGPCVSFFGSARTTEGDDYYELARSTAHKVTDQGFGVITGGGPGIMEAANKGAQEGDGKSVGLGVTLPHEQGVNTFVDNDYIINFHYFFARKVMFVKYAQGFIVFPGGFGTLDEFFEALTLIQTKKINTFPIVLIGVDYWKGLVDWIKERMVEEGTISASDVDLFHLTDDPDEAVNIICEFYQKHTLSPNF encoded by the coding sequence ATGGGTAACAATAAAGAAAATGAAGAACTAAAAGTCCCCGAACATTTTGATGATAGCCACTCCAGTGATGTTTGGAGTATCTTCAAAATAATGGGGGAGTTTGTAGATGGTTTTGATAAATTATTTAAAATAGGTCCTTGCGTCTCCTTTTTTGGGTCTGCCCGAACAACTGAAGGAGATGATTATTATGAATTAGCGCGGTCTACGGCTCATAAGGTAACAGATCAGGGTTTCGGCGTGATAACAGGGGGAGGGCCCGGTATTATGGAGGCTGCTAATAAAGGTGCTCAAGAGGGAGATGGGAAATCTGTTGGACTTGGAGTTACATTACCTCATGAACAGGGCGTAAATACCTTTGTTGATAACGATTATATAATAAACTTTCACTATTTCTTTGCTCGCAAGGTAATGTTTGTGAAATATGCTCAGGGTTTTATCGTCTTTCCGGGTGGTTTTGGTACGTTAGATGAGTTTTTTGAGGCATTGACATTAATTCAGACAAAAAAAATCAATACATTTCCTATTGTTTTAATAGGTGTAGACTACTGGAAAGGATTGGTAGACTGGATTAAAGAGCGCATGGTTGAGGAAGGTACAATATCTGCTTCTGATGTTGACCTGTTTCACTTAACGGATGATCCTGATGAGGCAGTCAATATTATATGCGAATTCTATCAGAAACATACACTAAGTCCAAATTTTTAA